A stretch of the Saccharopolyspora phatthalungensis genome encodes the following:
- a CDS encoding HNH endonuclease signature motif containing protein gives MAPLTDTRDASVEMMSSRSSVVSCSDAELIARIQRCEQAMRVVMMEQLQIIAEADRRGLHAERGARSMQVWLRELLNIDHRDATTRVTVARNVEDRASLYGETMPAELPQTAAALSQGAISVEHARVIVAGIHRLPEYARCHRVSEVEATLAGYARQMPPRELETIAERIRYLLDQDGAYQDEADQHEARELHYGTSRDGMTVIKARLDRETGAKFVALIEPLAAPCPETDGQKDPRSAGQRNADGFAALLDLATDSDGVPRAGGQRPHLTITIDFEDLKRGLGFPDEHGMPGTLNTGRAITAENARRIACDSEVLPMVLNGDGLPLDLGRARRTAPAHLRAALLQRDGSCSFPACDRPPGTPDAHHLVSWIDGGPTELANMTMLCGHHHRTVHNHRWEIQMHDGRPVFIPPPTVDINRRPRPGGKALPAQHRQHLRDLIPTQRDPAGETRRSRPAAAVS, from the coding sequence ATGGCACCGTTGACGGACACCCGGGATGCGAGCGTGGAGATGATGTCTTCACGCTCGTCTGTGGTGTCGTGCTCGGATGCCGAGCTCATCGCCCGGATCCAGCGCTGTGAGCAGGCCATGCGGGTGGTGATGATGGAGCAGTTGCAGATCATCGCCGAGGCCGACCGCCGGGGGCTGCACGCCGAACGCGGCGCGAGGTCGATGCAGGTGTGGTTGCGGGAACTGCTCAACATCGACCACCGGGACGCCACAACCCGGGTGACGGTCGCCCGTAACGTCGAGGACCGGGCCTCGCTGTATGGCGAGACGATGCCCGCCGAGCTTCCCCAGACCGCTGCCGCCTTGTCGCAAGGCGCGATCAGTGTCGAGCATGCGCGGGTGATCGTGGCGGGCATTCACCGGCTGCCCGAGTACGCCCGCTGTCACCGGGTGAGTGAGGTCGAGGCGACCCTGGCCGGATACGCCCGCCAGATGCCGCCGCGTGAGCTGGAGACAATCGCCGAACGAATCAGGTACCTACTCGATCAGGACGGCGCCTACCAGGACGAAGCCGACCAGCACGAGGCTCGGGAGCTGCATTACGGGACCTCTCGGGACGGGATGACGGTCATCAAGGCCCGGCTCGACCGCGAGACCGGCGCGAAATTCGTTGCCCTCATCGAGCCGCTGGCCGCGCCCTGCCCGGAAACCGACGGGCAGAAAGACCCTCGCAGCGCCGGGCAGCGCAATGCCGACGGCTTCGCCGCGTTGCTCGATCTGGCCACCGACTCCGACGGGGTACCGCGTGCCGGTGGGCAACGGCCGCACCTGACGATCACCATCGACTTCGAAGACCTCAAACGCGGGCTGGGCTTCCCCGATGAGCACGGCATGCCCGGCACCCTGAACACCGGGCGTGCCATCACCGCCGAGAACGCGCGGCGCATCGCCTGCGACAGCGAAGTACTGCCCATGGTTCTCAACGGAGACGGCCTGCCCCTGGACCTCGGCCGGGCCAGGCGAACCGCACCCGCACACCTGCGCGCCGCGCTACTCCAACGCGACGGCAGCTGTTCCTTCCCCGCCTGCGACCGGCCACCGGGAACCCCCGACGCCCACCACCTCGTGAGCTGGATCGACGGCGGCCCCACCGAACTGGCCAACATGACAATGCTATGCGGCCACCACCACCGCACCGTGCACAACCACCGATGGGAAATCCAGATGCACGACGGCAGACCCGTCTTCATCCCACCACCCACCGTGGACATCAACCGAAGACCACGACCAGGCGGCAAGGCACTGCCCGCCCAGCACCGCCAACACCTCCGGGACCTCATCCCCACCCAACGGGACCCGGCGGGCGAAACGCGCCGCTCGCGTCCCGCAGCGGCGGTCAGCTGA
- a CDS encoding phosphotransferase family protein, whose product MSLPTTPDTRLPGLDALHATCQIFGADPTDAHLLHHRSNAVYLLPHEQIVARLAPDTPVRRRRAQTTITATRWLATQPAPVALPPMPGQQPVIANGAVATFWPHRATTSLPSLTDLAVLMRRLHALPAPPFPVPHYQPLQRLSESLEIDQHRQQPALAAADHTWLLDRATTLLDTFTATQFPLGEGLVHGDAHNENMVHDHGEWLLIDWDNTCIGPRELDLLTAVPNHFHKPEADRTQFLTAYGYNILDQPGWPVLRDITELHSLGSYIRLAPSKPAAATELHHRIRSLRTGDRSARWHAIP is encoded by the coding sequence ATGAGCCTGCCCACAACACCAGATACCCGCCTGCCCGGCCTGGACGCGCTGCACGCCACCTGCCAGATCTTCGGAGCCGACCCCACCGACGCCCACCTGCTCCACCACCGCTCCAACGCCGTCTACCTCCTTCCACACGAGCAGATCGTCGCCAGGCTGGCCCCCGACACCCCGGTACGCCGCCGCCGCGCACAGACCACCATCACGGCCACCCGCTGGCTGGCGACCCAACCCGCACCCGTCGCGCTGCCACCGATGCCCGGCCAGCAGCCAGTAATCGCCAACGGCGCGGTCGCCACCTTCTGGCCCCACCGCGCCACAACCTCGCTTCCTTCGCTGACCGACCTGGCAGTGCTCATGCGGCGGCTACATGCGCTGCCTGCCCCGCCATTCCCCGTGCCCCACTATCAGCCACTGCAACGGCTCTCCGAATCGCTGGAGATCGACCAGCACCGTCAGCAGCCGGCGCTGGCGGCAGCCGACCATACTTGGCTGCTCGACCGGGCCACGACACTGCTCGACACGTTCACCGCCACCCAATTTCCATTAGGGGAAGGGCTCGTCCACGGCGACGCACACAACGAGAACATGGTTCACGACCACGGCGAATGGCTCCTGATCGACTGGGACAACACCTGCATCGGCCCCCGCGAACTGGACCTGCTCACCGCCGTCCCCAACCACTTCCACAAGCCTGAGGCGGACCGGACCCAATTCCTAACCGCTTACGGCTACAACATCCTCGACCAGCCTGGCTGGCCCGTGCTGCGCGACATCACCGAACTGCACTCCCTCGGCTCCTACATCCGCCTCGCCCCCAGCAAACCCGCCGCCGCCACCGAACTGCACCACCGCATCCGGTCCCTGCGCACCGGCGACAGGTCAGCCCGCTGGCACGCTATCCCCTAA
- a CDS encoding helix-turn-helix transcriptional regulator: MPEPNMTVPIQPISPSICFSQLGDFRTGGTAVQGGTAEKILVAIHAPDSLTHSGLASCLDGDQQLTETAKDDADVVVGAFDAANVSTMDTLRCLRPGTATPVLLIVDKRQWNLKISAAIEHGVRAVIWRNNFSSSNFIQAIRIIGGGGGFLPFSLQGAFIEQVQRTPPKKLAYQDVPPTGFTNREIDVLRLVSEGHDLEQISQKLHYSERTVKNTLYKFMKRHGLHNRAHAVAFAIRNGLI, from the coding sequence GTGCCCGAGCCGAACATGACTGTCCCAATCCAGCCGATTTCACCTAGTATTTGCTTCTCGCAACTGGGGGATTTCAGAACGGGGGGTACTGCCGTGCAGGGCGGGACCGCGGAAAAAATCCTGGTCGCCATCCATGCCCCAGACAGCCTGACCCATTCGGGATTGGCCAGCTGCCTGGACGGTGACCAACAACTTACCGAAACCGCAAAGGACGACGCAGACGTTGTCGTGGGCGCCTTCGACGCCGCCAACGTATCCACAATGGACACCCTGCGGTGCCTGCGACCCGGCACCGCCACACCCGTCCTCTTGATCGTGGACAAACGACAGTGGAACCTCAAGATCTCCGCAGCCATTGAGCACGGCGTCCGCGCCGTCATATGGCGCAACAACTTCTCCAGCTCGAACTTCATTCAAGCCATCCGCATCATCGGCGGTGGCGGCGGCTTCCTGCCGTTCTCGTTGCAGGGCGCGTTCATCGAACAAGTCCAGCGAACCCCGCCCAAGAAACTCGCGTACCAAGACGTCCCCCCGACCGGGTTCACCAATCGCGAAATCGACGTCCTCCGCCTGGTTTCCGAAGGCCACGACCTCGAACAGATCTCGCAGAAACTGCACTACTCCGAACGCACGGTCAAAAACACCCTCTACAAGTTCATGAAACGGCATGGCCTCCACAACCGTGCCCATGCCGTCGCCTTCGCCATCCGCAACGGCCTGATTTAG
- a CDS encoding metallophosphoesterase family protein, whose product MHLLLIADTHLPKRAKTLPAEVWDAVTTADVVIHAGDWVDAALLDELEGRSARLVGVYGNNDGPELRNRLPEIARVELGGVRLAVIHETGSARGREARCDRWFPDTDVLVFGHSHIPWDTTTAGGLRLLNPGSPTDRRRQPHCTYQTAEISGGRLLDVVLHRLPRRDAEGDV is encoded by the coding sequence ATGCACCTGCTGCTGATCGCCGACACACACCTGCCGAAACGAGCCAAGACCCTACCGGCGGAGGTCTGGGACGCGGTGACGACCGCCGATGTCGTGATCCACGCCGGCGACTGGGTCGATGCCGCGCTGCTGGACGAACTCGAGGGGCGCAGCGCACGACTCGTCGGGGTCTACGGCAACAACGACGGCCCGGAGCTGCGGAACCGGCTTCCCGAAATCGCCCGGGTAGAGCTGGGCGGGGTCCGGCTCGCGGTGATCCACGAAACCGGCTCCGCCCGGGGCCGGGAGGCCAGGTGCGACCGGTGGTTCCCCGATACCGATGTGCTCGTGTTCGGCCACAGCCACATCCCGTGGGATACCACCACGGCCGGCGGTCTCCGACTGCTCAACCCTGGCTCCCCCACCGACCGCCGCCGCCAGCCGCATTGCACGTACCAGACCGCCGAAATCTCCGGTGGGCGACTCCTCGACGTTGTGCTGCACCGGCTACCGCGGCGAGACGCCGAAGGCGACGTCTGA
- the nrfD gene encoding NrfD/PsrC family molybdoenzyme membrane anchor subunit encodes MQHDREARPVPEAEFRSYYGKPVIKAPVWKVPDVPAYLYLGGMAGASANMALLADLTGRPALARAGRLAAAAGSASSVLALVHDLGRPTRFLNMLRVFKPTSPLSVGSWILAPFSALAAAGAASDLTGLLPALGRLSAVGAGIIAPAMTTYTAVLLADTAVPGWHEIYRELPFVFAGSAVASAGAVGMLAAPRAEAGPARRMALAGSVLELAAHWQMEQRSGPVIGEVYRRGRAGKVLSAARALACLGGITAIFAGRSRLLTIGSGLCLTASTAATRYGIFEAGRESARDPRYTIVPQRQHAAPQTSPD; translated from the coding sequence GTGCAGCACGATCGTGAGGCAAGGCCGGTACCAGAGGCCGAGTTCCGCTCCTACTACGGCAAGCCCGTGATCAAAGCACCGGTGTGGAAGGTGCCGGACGTCCCGGCGTACCTGTATCTCGGCGGGATGGCGGGTGCCTCCGCGAACATGGCGCTCCTCGCGGACCTGACCGGCAGGCCCGCACTGGCCAGGGCGGGCCGCCTTGCCGCCGCGGCGGGGTCTGCGTCCAGCGTCCTCGCGTTGGTCCACGACCTCGGCCGGCCGACCCGGTTCCTGAACATGCTCCGGGTGTTCAAGCCGACGTCGCCGCTGAGCGTCGGGTCCTGGATCCTCGCTCCGTTCTCGGCGTTGGCGGCGGCCGGTGCGGCCAGCGATCTCACCGGACTCCTGCCCGCGCTCGGACGGCTCAGCGCCGTCGGAGCGGGCATCATCGCCCCCGCCATGACCACGTACACGGCCGTCCTGCTGGCCGACACCGCAGTGCCCGGCTGGCACGAGATCTACCGGGAATTGCCGTTCGTGTTCGCCGGCAGCGCGGTGGCCAGCGCCGGAGCGGTGGGAATGCTGGCCGCGCCGAGAGCCGAGGCGGGGCCGGCACGGCGCATGGCGTTGGCCGGATCCGTGCTCGAACTCGCCGCCCATTGGCAGATGGAACAGCGTAGTGGGCCGGTGATCGGCGAGGTCTACCGACGGGGGAGGGCGGGCAAAGTGCTCAGCGCGGCGCGAGCCCTGGCTTGCCTCGGAGGCATCACGGCGATATTCGCGGGCCGCTCGCGGTTGCTCACGATCGGTAGCGGTCTGTGCCTGACCGCGTCGACCGCAGCGACCCGCTACGGGATCTTCGAAGCGGGACGGGAATCGGCGCGCGACCCGCGCTACACCATCGTCCCCCAACGCCAGCACGCCGCCCCGCAGACCAGCCCGGATTGA
- a CDS encoding ABC transporter ATP-binding protein, with product MKISVQHVSKTFTLNREQVRSLHDVSLDIADNEFVTVVGPSGCGKTTLLNILAGLDEPTAGRALVDGTEISGPSPERGVIFQQYALFPWLTVRRNVEFGLKIAGVPRAERRERAEYFINLVGLSQFAEALPKVLSGGMRQRCAIARAYAVNPAILLMDEPFGALDALTRVTLQEQLLDAWNKEQRTVLFITHDVDEAVFLANRVIVMAARPGRVFDVVDVELPYPRTEQVRLSPEFAALRNRVWHSVYHQENGHAAT from the coding sequence ATGAAGATCTCCGTACAGCACGTCAGCAAGACGTTCACCCTTAACCGCGAGCAAGTCCGTTCGCTGCACGACGTGTCGCTGGACATCGCCGACAACGAGTTCGTCACCGTCGTCGGACCGTCCGGGTGCGGCAAGACCACGCTGCTGAACATCCTCGCGGGGCTGGACGAGCCCACGGCCGGCCGGGCGCTGGTCGACGGCACCGAGATATCCGGCCCCAGCCCCGAACGCGGGGTGATCTTCCAGCAGTACGCGCTGTTCCCCTGGCTGACCGTGCGCCGCAACGTCGAATTCGGCCTCAAGATCGCCGGCGTGCCGCGCGCGGAACGGCGCGAGCGGGCCGAGTACTTCATCAATCTGGTAGGCCTGAGCCAATTCGCCGAGGCGTTGCCGAAGGTGCTCTCCGGTGGCATGCGCCAGCGGTGCGCGATCGCCCGCGCCTACGCGGTCAATCCGGCGATCCTGCTGATGGACGAGCCGTTCGGCGCACTGGACGCGCTCACCAGAGTGACGCTGCAGGAGCAACTGCTGGACGCCTGGAACAAGGAACAGCGGACGGTCCTGTTCATCACGCACGACGTGGACGAAGCGGTCTTCCTGGCCAACCGGGTGATCGTGATGGCCGCACGTCCGGGTCGGGTGTTCGACGTCGTGGACGTCGAACTGCCCTACCCGCGGACCGAGCAGGTCCGCCTCAGCCCCGAGTTCGCTGCACTGCGCAATCGGGTTTGGCACTCGGTGTACCACCAGGAAAACGGCCACGCGGCCACCTGA
- a CDS encoding aliphatic sulfonate ABC transporter substrate-binding protein has product MITRKRLLSLLMAVLASTLVLAGCGSTGASQDEVKFGYIADFNGTSLLAIAQDQGLWEKHGLKATTSVFTNGPLQIQALGSGDLDFGYIGPGAMWLPASGQAKVVALNTLGNADRVIAQPGIKSMADLRGKTVGVPQGTSGEMLLGLALRKAGMSKQDIKVVPMDPSTVVSAFSSKRIDAAGIWYPLISTIKKQQPDLVELAKNSDFAEQVQFPTAFVAANKVVADQPDKTKKVISVLRDAIAYRSANPDKTIALTAKMLHIDEQAVRADAANVNLLTVPDLDRITKDGTVDKWLTGMNDYFVQAGTLKQPVDPKTYYTGDLFTAAGQ; this is encoded by the coding sequence ATGATTACCCGAAAGCGCTTGCTGAGCCTTTTAATGGCCGTACTGGCGTCAACGCTCGTACTCGCCGGTTGTGGCTCCACCGGAGCCAGCCAGGACGAGGTGAAATTCGGCTACATCGCTGACTTCAACGGAACCAGCCTGCTCGCCATCGCCCAGGACCAGGGCCTGTGGGAAAAGCACGGGCTGAAGGCGACGACGAGCGTGTTCACCAACGGTCCGTTGCAGATCCAGGCGCTGGGCTCGGGTGACCTCGACTTCGGCTACATCGGCCCCGGCGCGATGTGGTTGCCCGCCTCCGGTCAGGCCAAGGTCGTCGCGCTGAACACGCTCGGCAACGCAGACCGGGTCATCGCTCAACCCGGCATCAAGTCGATGGCCGACCTTCGGGGCAAGACCGTCGGCGTGCCGCAGGGCACGTCCGGAGAAATGTTACTCGGCCTCGCCTTACGCAAGGCCGGAATGTCCAAACAGGACATCAAGGTGGTGCCGATGGACCCGTCCACCGTCGTGTCCGCCTTCTCCTCCAAGAGGATCGACGCCGCCGGCATTTGGTATCCGCTGATCTCGACGATCAAGAAGCAGCAGCCCGATCTGGTCGAGCTGGCAAAGAACTCCGATTTCGCCGAACAGGTCCAATTCCCGACCGCGTTCGTCGCCGCGAACAAGGTCGTGGCCGACCAACCGGACAAGACCAAGAAGGTGATTTCCGTGCTCCGAGACGCAATAGCGTACCGCTCCGCGAACCCGGACAAGACCATCGCGCTCACCGCGAAGATGCTGCACATCGACGAGCAGGCGGTGCGGGCCGACGCCGCCAACGTCAACCTGCTCACCGTGCCCGACCTGGACCGGATTACCAAGGACGGCACCGTCGACAAGTGGCTGACCGGGATGAACGACTACTTCGTGCAGGCAGGCACGCTCAAGCAGCCCGTTGACCCCAAGACCTACTACACCGGCGATCTGTTCACGGCGGCCGGCCAATGA
- a CDS encoding sulfatase-like hydrolase/transferase — protein sequence MTDQHRTDTLGAYGNPHAVTPVLNELANTGTRFDRWYTPTAICTPARASLLTGQAPFRHKLLANHERNVGYIEDLPDGQFTFSEALRAKGYNCGLIGKWHVGSAKTAGDFGFDGPDLPGWHNPVHHPDYLAYLKENDLPPYEISDRLRGTLPNGGPGNLLAARLHQPVEATFEHYLATRTIEMLERYAEDVRTRDKPFFLALHFFGPHLPYIVPDDYFDLIDPADVPLPRSVAETFQGKPPVQRNYSAHWTFDTMPIEITRKLIAVYWGYVALIDMQIGRVLDAMRRLGLADDTAVFFTSDHGEFTGSHRLHDKGPAMYEDIYRTPGVIRVPGCPEGVVRNEFVSLLDCTATILDLAGIDPTPAVDSRSLLPLVSGASPVAPETGWDAVSGASPVAPDTGWDADIVCEFHGHHFPYPQRMLRTDRYKLVVNPDSVNELYDFDSDPDELLNIYSHPEMAEVRDQMMRRLYQVLRDRGDNFYHWMTSMYDVGDIAYDPTLSGLDEATYQRANNE from the coding sequence ATGACCGACCAGCATCGGACGGACACCCTCGGCGCGTACGGGAATCCGCACGCGGTGACACCGGTGCTCAACGAGCTGGCGAACACCGGGACCCGGTTCGATCGGTGGTATACGCCGACCGCGATCTGCACCCCGGCGCGGGCCAGCCTGCTGACCGGCCAGGCACCGTTCCGGCACAAGCTGCTGGCCAACCACGAACGCAACGTCGGCTATATCGAAGATCTCCCCGACGGGCAGTTCACCTTCTCCGAAGCATTGCGCGCCAAGGGCTACAACTGCGGGCTGATCGGCAAGTGGCACGTCGGGTCGGCCAAGACGGCGGGCGACTTCGGCTTCGACGGCCCCGACCTGCCCGGCTGGCACAACCCGGTCCACCACCCCGACTACCTGGCTTATCTGAAAGAAAACGACCTGCCGCCCTACGAGATCAGCGACCGGCTGCGCGGCACGCTGCCCAACGGCGGGCCGGGCAACCTGCTCGCCGCCCGGCTGCACCAGCCGGTGGAGGCGACCTTCGAGCACTACCTGGCCACCCGCACCATCGAGATGCTGGAGCGCTACGCCGAGGACGTGCGGACCCGGGACAAGCCGTTCTTCCTGGCCCTGCACTTCTTCGGCCCGCACCTGCCCTACATCGTCCCGGACGACTACTTCGATCTGATCGACCCGGCGGACGTGCCGCTACCGCGGTCGGTGGCCGAGACCTTCCAGGGCAAGCCGCCGGTGCAGCGGAACTACAGCGCGCACTGGACGTTCGACACCATGCCGATCGAGATCACGCGCAAGCTGATAGCCGTGTACTGGGGCTACGTCGCGCTGATCGATATGCAGATCGGCCGGGTGCTCGACGCCATGCGCCGGCTAGGGCTGGCCGACGACACGGCCGTCTTCTTCACCTCCGACCACGGTGAGTTCACCGGCTCGCACCGGTTGCACGACAAGGGACCGGCGATGTATGAGGACATCTACCGCACTCCGGGCGTGATCCGCGTGCCCGGGTGCCCCGAAGGTGTGGTCCGCAACGAGTTCGTGAGCCTGCTGGACTGCACCGCGACGATCCTCGACCTGGCCGGCATCGACCCCACGCCCGCCGTGGACTCGCGGAGCCTACTGCCCCTGGTATCCGGTGCTTCCCCCGTCGCACCGGAAACCGGGTGGGACGCGGTGTCCGGTGCTTCCCCCGTCGCACCGGACACCGGATGGGACGCCGACATCGTCTGCGAGTTCCACGGCCACCATTTCCCCTATCCGCAGCGGATGTTGCGCACCGACCGGTACAAGCTGGTGGTCAACCCGGACTCGGTGAACGAACTGTACGACTTCGACTCGGATCCCGACGAGCTGCTCAACATCTATTCGCATCCGGAGATGGCGGAGGTCCGGGACCAGATGATGCGTCGGCTGTACCAGGTGCTGCGCGACCGGGGCGACAACTTCTACCACTGGATGACATCCATGTACGACGTCGGCGACATCGCCTACGACCCGACCCTCAGCGGCCTGGACGAGGCCACCTACCAGCGGGCCAACAATGAGTGA
- a CDS encoding ABC transporter permease, which produces MTALNERTAVQTKAAGQPRRRALPRVLNVASIVLGIGIWWALVALGLKIPSPPEVVDTARGLFSDGTLVTDILVSLARVLAGFALGTALAIPVGFLMGWYPVLRGLIEPWVQFFRTIPPLAIIPLAIVLMGIGEVPKIFVIFLAAFLACVIATFQGVVNVDRTLINAARVLGANDAVIFLRVVVPAGTPFILVGMRVGLGSAWATLVAAELIAAQQGLGFRMQNAQLYYDLPTIFVSLIAIGILGLLMDRLLLLAEHKLTGWQERR; this is translated from the coding sequence GTGACCGCGCTGAATGAACGAACCGCCGTGCAGACCAAGGCCGCCGGGCAGCCGCGCCGACGCGCGCTGCCCAGAGTGCTCAACGTCGCCTCGATCGTGCTCGGCATCGGGATCTGGTGGGCGCTGGTGGCGTTGGGCCTCAAGATCCCGTCTCCGCCCGAGGTCGTCGACACGGCGCGCGGGTTGTTCTCCGACGGCACCCTCGTCACGGACATCCTGGTCAGCCTCGCGCGGGTGCTCGCCGGATTCGCGCTCGGCACCGCACTGGCCATCCCGGTCGGATTCCTGATGGGCTGGTATCCCGTGCTGCGCGGCCTGATCGAGCCCTGGGTGCAGTTCTTCCGCACCATCCCGCCGCTGGCCATCATCCCGCTGGCGATCGTGCTGATGGGGATCGGCGAGGTCCCGAAGATCTTCGTGATCTTCCTCGCGGCCTTCCTCGCCTGCGTCATCGCCACCTTCCAGGGCGTGGTCAACGTGGACCGCACGCTGATCAACGCCGCCCGGGTACTCGGCGCCAACGATGCGGTGATCTTCCTCCGCGTGGTGGTACCGGCCGGAACACCGTTCATCCTGGTCGGCATGCGGGTCGGGCTCGGCTCCGCGTGGGCGACCCTGGTCGCCGCCGAACTGATCGCCGCCCAGCAGGGCCTGGGCTTTCGCATGCAGAACGCTCAGCTCTACTACGATCTGCCGACGATCTTCGTCAGCCTGATCGCCATCGGCATCCTCGGCCTGCTGATGGACCGGCTGCTCCTGCTCGCCGAACACAAGCTCACCGGATGGCAGGAGCGGCGATGA
- a CDS encoding ROK family transcriptional regulator, with amino-acid sequence MSALRAPIRRTHEERVLSVLRERGALSRGEIAKLVGLSRSTLSEITGTLLQRGAIVVVDTDAANRAGSGRPAERLALDPGSGQFMGVDFGHRRVRVVVADAAHEIVASGVERYDDREGWPTRLATAFALVDRLGAESGVHYRALQGIGIGVPGPYPAFAMSAKQDVFPFPVRHPADGVDTAFSERFGAPVVVDNNTRFAALAEAIHSSGPVADLLYVRVSDGVGGGLVVGGRLATGSIGLAGEIGHVTAVLDGRPCRCGKRGCVETVASVPALLTACRERGVPVDSLDDLRAAVERAHPVVDQVLRYAATILGRVVGTLVMALNPAEVVVGGEIAQFAPVIVQQLAAGVKYQLFPEVQVDPQIRAAELADDDGARGALAALFNDYPAIPGRSDFDAASRGPSGKEPHRDRAE; translated from the coding sequence ATGTCGGCGCTGCGTGCCCCCATCCGCCGCACCCATGAGGAGCGGGTGCTCAGCGTGCTGCGCGAACGGGGAGCGCTGAGCCGGGGCGAGATCGCCAAACTGGTCGGATTATCCCGCAGCACCCTCTCGGAGATTACCGGCACCCTGCTGCAGCGTGGCGCGATCGTGGTGGTCGACACCGATGCGGCAAACCGGGCCGGCAGCGGTCGACCCGCCGAGCGCCTAGCGCTGGACCCGGGATCCGGGCAGTTCATGGGTGTCGATTTCGGGCACCGACGGGTGCGTGTCGTGGTCGCGGACGCGGCGCACGAGATCGTCGCCTCCGGCGTGGAGCGCTACGACGACCGAGAAGGCTGGCCGACCAGGTTGGCCACCGCGTTTGCGCTGGTAGACCGCCTCGGGGCCGAGTCGGGAGTGCACTACCGGGCCTTACAGGGCATCGGCATCGGCGTCCCGGGGCCGTACCCGGCGTTCGCGATGTCGGCAAAGCAGGACGTCTTCCCGTTCCCGGTGCGGCACCCGGCCGACGGCGTTGACACGGCGTTCTCCGAGCGGTTCGGCGCTCCCGTCGTCGTGGACAACAACACCCGGTTCGCCGCGCTGGCCGAAGCGATCCACTCCAGCGGGCCGGTGGCCGACCTGCTTTACGTTCGGGTGTCCGACGGCGTCGGTGGCGGCCTGGTGGTCGGCGGCCGACTGGCCACCGGCTCGATCGGACTGGCCGGCGAGATCGGGCACGTCACCGCGGTACTGGACGGCCGACCGTGTCGCTGCGGAAAGCGCGGCTGCGTGGAGACGGTCGCCTCGGTGCCCGCGCTCTTGACGGCCTGCCGGGAGCGCGGTGTCCCCGTTGACTCACTGGACGACCTGCGCGCCGCGGTAGAGCGCGCCCACCCCGTTGTCGACCAGGTGCTGCGGTATGCCGCCACGATACTCGGCCGGGTGGTCGGCACCCTGGTGATGGCGTTGAACCCGGCCGAAGTGGTGGTCGGTGGGGAGATCGCCCAGTTCGCCCCGGTGATCGTCCAGCAACTCGCCGCGGGCGTCAAATACCAACTGTTCCCGGAAGTCCAGGTCGACCCGCAGATTCGGGCGGCCGAACTCGCCGACGACGACGGTGCGCGCGGCGCACTGGCCGCACTGTTCAACGATTACCCGGCCATCCCGGGCCGTTCAGACTTCGACGCGGCATCGCGGGGACCGTCCGGGAAGGAGCCACACCGTGACCGCGCTGAATGA
- a CDS encoding DUF6328 family protein: protein MSQPDEPSDSRLTRNLNELLQELRVAQAGVQILFAFLLSVAFTERFERASAFVHTVHLITVLLTTASAALLIAPAAWHRVLFRQRRRAKIIRVGNACALSGLALLAAAMSSTVLLIFQVVLETPWSAAAGALAGALFAILWFLLPLRARSR, encoded by the coding sequence ATGAGCCAGCCGGACGAGCCCAGCGACAGCCGCCTGACCCGCAATCTCAACGAGTTGCTACAGGAGTTGCGGGTCGCCCAGGCAGGAGTGCAAATCCTCTTCGCATTCCTGCTCTCCGTCGCCTTCACCGAGCGGTTCGAACGTGCGAGCGCCTTCGTGCACACCGTGCACCTGATCACTGTCCTGCTGACCACGGCTTCGGCGGCACTGCTGATCGCGCCGGCGGCATGGCATCGTGTGCTGTTCCGCCAGCGACGGCGGGCAAAGATCATCCGAGTCGGTAACGCCTGCGCGTTGAGTGGCTTGGCCCTGCTGGCCGCCGCCATGAGCAGCACGGTGCTGTTGATCTTCCAGGTAGTCCTGGAAACGCCGTGGAGCGCGGCCGCCGGCGCGCTCGCCGGCGCGCTCTTCGCGATCCTCTGGTTCCTGCTCCCCCTTCGAGCCAGAAGCCGCTAG